The following are encoded together in the Malaya genurostris strain Urasoe2022 chromosome 3, Malgen_1.1, whole genome shotgun sequence genome:
- the LOC131438948 gene encoding acetyl-CoA carboxylase isoform X1, giving the protein MLSLMLTGVVLFAYLFLQNWWSRQRSIASADNSPLEASAPPNSVTNRTDHANFSATGNRETAGDSRDTEPPVSSKNILTNGNVAETEVAIDAVAQQIKRVSFSNANHIFEDPGSCSNKLDSSANSSDPCLDSVNDNTISENGMESGAGGSGGDRPSFIVGEDGQDEMEAKDEFPQTMENGMHHHVGYEVNLNEKRRRLRPSMSHGTGLGLERGHERDFVLSTTEEFVKKFNGTRVITKVLIANNGIAAVKCMRSIRRWSYEMFKNERAVRFVVMVTPEDLKANAEYIKMADHYVPVPGGSNNNNYANVELIVDIALRTQVQAVWAGWGHASENPKLPELLHKKGLVFLGPPDRAMWALGDKVASSIVAQTADIPTLPWSGSELKAQYSGKKIKISSELFARGCVTTSEQGLIAAGKIGFPVMIKASEGGGGKGIRRVDTADEFPVLFRQVQAEVPGSPIFVMKLARGARHLEVQLLADQYGNAISLFGRDCSIQRRHQKIIEEAPAIIAEPEVFEDMEKAAVRLAKMVGYVSAGTVEYLYDAEGRYYFLELNPRLQVEHPCTEMVAEVNLPACQLQIGMGIPLYRIKDIRLLYGEHPWDSTVIDFDNPNTKPRPRGHVIAARITSENPDEGFKPSSGTVQELNFRSSQNVWGYFSVAASGGLHEFADSQFGHCFSWGENRQQARENLVIALKELSIRGDFRTTVEYLITLLETNSFLENTIDTAWLDALIAERVQSDKPDIILGVICGALHIADRKITEAFTSFKTSMEKGQIQAANTLTNVIDVELIAEGIRYKVQAAKSGQNTYFLVMNGSFKEVEVHRLSDGGILLSLDGSSCTTYMKEEVDRYRIVIGNQTCVFDKENDPSLLRSPSAGKLINLLIEDGAHVNKGQPYAEIEVMKMVMTLTAGETGTVTFVRRPGAVLDAGSLLGHLELDDPSLVIKAQPYKNPWPLMTGDNVQVPEKLNRVHFTYKSILENTLSGYCLPDPYNAPRLREIIEKFMQSLRDPSLPLLELQEVIASISGRIPISVEKKIRKLMQLYERNITSVLAQFPSQQIASVIDMHAATLQKRTDRDVFFLTTQGIVQLVQRYRNGIRGRMKAAVHELLRQYYAVECQFQHGHYDKCVGAIREKHKDTMDTVVSTIFSHSQVAKKNLLVTLLIDHLWANEPGLTDELAATLSELTSLNRAEHSRVALRARQVLIAAHQPAYELRHNQMESIFLSAVDMYGHDFHPENLQRLILSETSIFDILHDFFYHSNRAVCNAALEVYVRRAYTSYDLTCLQHLELSGEVPLVHFQFLLPTAHPNRYRHLSDGTECDTIADSFMRTGCMAAFDSFEHFGQYSDEILDLLEDFASPAFVNPKVLEAVDGGDSERRMSTSINVSISDSIPRVEGSDGTVVNPTEAIHILSIALRDMGDMDDLQMEQVFGSFCAQHREELISRRVRRITFAALKKRQFPKFFTYRSRDNFEEDRIYRHLEPACAFQLELNRMRTYDLEALPTANQKMHLYLGRAKVPKGQEVTDFRFFIRSIIRHSDLITKEASFEYLQNEGERVLLESMDELEVAFSHPQAKRTDCNHIFLNFVPTVIMDPAKIEESVTKMVMRYGPRLWKLRVLQAELKMVIRQTTQSPTTSVRLCIANDSGYFLDIAMYTEVTDPETNVIKFMAYGNRQGPLHGLPISSPYMTKDYLQQKRFQAQSNGTTYVYDIPDMFRQMTERLWKEFSKARPNEDIRIPEKILLVCNELVMKGDTLEEIQRLPGENNVGMVAWRIVLATPEFPNGREIIVIANDLTYFIGSFGPQEDLLFCKASELSRQRKCPRIYISVNSGARIGLAEEVKSLFNVAWEDPDEPEKGFKYLYLTTDDYSKIANTNSVRAILIEDEGEPRYKITDIIGKTDGLGVENLRYAGMIAGETSRAYEDVVTISMVTCRTIGIGSYLVRLGQRVIQIENSHIILTGFAALNKLLGRKVYASNNQLGGIQIMHNNGVTHKTEALDLDGVYTILYWLSYIPDVRGGTLPIVSASDSIDRPIDFMPTKAPYDPRWMLAGRVNPSNPSEWETGFFDRGTWSEIMEPWAQTVVVGRAKLGGIPVGVIAVETRSVELTIPADPANLDSEAKTFQQAGQVWFPDSSYKTSQAIKDFGREELPLIILANWRGFSGGQKDMYEQVVKFGAYIVDGLREYKQPVIIYLPPNAELRGGAWAVLDPTINPRYMETYADPESRAGVLEPEGIVEVKFKDKDLIKSIQRLDPVVQELKQKSAEAAGNKEAQSELENQIKMRINSLLHVYHTVAVHFADLHDTPERMLEKGCISEIVPWRSSRTYMYWRLRRLLLEEYFIKQILDAQDSLSVGQAKSMLRRWFVEDKGATEAYLWENNEPVVDWLENQKQCDSTVSRNIYAVKKDAIISHIQTALEECPEAALDAVVGLCQALSPAQRGEVVKTLSQLEFAEKEHASLG; this is encoded by the exons ACCCAGTATGTCCCATGGCACCGGCCTTGGACTGGAAAGAGGACATGAACGTGACTTCGTACTGTCCACCACTGAGGAGTTTGTGAAGAAATTCAACGGAACACGTGTGATCACCAAG GTTCTGATTGCGAACAATGGTATCGCAGCGGTCAAATGTATGCGCTCGATCCGCCGTTGGTCGTACGAGATGTTCAAGAATGAACGTGCGGTGCGTTTTGTCGTCATGGTTACCCCGGAGGATCTTAAGGCCAACGCGGAGTACATCAAGATGGCGGACCACTACGTTCCGGTTCCGGGCGGGTCGAACAACAACAACTATGCCAATGTGGAACTCATCGTGGACATTGCACTGCGAACCCAGGTGCAAGCCGTGTGGGCCGGTTGGGGACACGCTTCGGAGAATCCGAAACTACCGGAGCTGTTGCACAAGAAGGGTTTGGTGTTTTTGGGACCACCCGACCGTGCCATGTGGGCTCTCGGTGACAAGGTAGCGTCATCGATTGTGGCTCAAACGGCGGATATACCAACTTTACCGTGGTCCGGTTCGGAACTGAAAGCGCAGTACAGTGGGAAAAAGATTAAGATTTCCAGTGAGCTTTTTGCTCGTGGCTGTGTGACAACCTCGGAGCAGGGCTTAATTGCGGCTGGCAAAATCGGGTTTCCCGTTATGATCAAGGCATCTGAAGGAGGTGGTGGAAAAGGTATTCGGCGAGTAGATACGGCCGATGAATTTCCGGTACTGTTTCGGCAGGTACAGGCTGAAGTGCCGGGATCGCCGATTTTCGTCATGAAACTGGCCCGTGGAGCTAGGCACTTGGAAGTGCAACTGCTGGCCGATCAGTACGGCAATGCTATCAGCTTGTTCGGACGAGACTGTTCGATTCAGCGACGGCACCAGAAAATTATTGAGGAAGCCCCAGCCATCATTGCAGAACCGGAGGTCTTTGAGGACATGGAAAAGGCAGCTGTGCGTCTGGCGAAAATGGTTGGTTATGTCAGCGCAGGTACTGTAGAGTATCTGTACGATGCGGAAGGAAGGTACTATTTCCTGGAGCTAAATCCACGTTTACAAGTGGAGCATCCTTGCACGGAAATGGTTGCCGAAGTGAACCTTCCCGCTTGTCAGTTACAAATTGGAATGGGTATTCCTCTCTACCGTATCAAGGATATCAGGTTGCTGTACGGAGAACATCCGTGGGATTCTACTGTGATTGATTTCGATAATCCAAACACGAAACCGCGTCCACGGGGACACGTGATTGCTGCTCGTATCACTTCGGAAAATCCGGATGAAGGTTTTAAACCTAGCTCGGGAACGGTGCAGGAGTTGAATTTTCGTTCTAGCCAAAATGTGTGGGGTTACTTCAGTGTGGCGGCTTCGGGAGGACTTCACGAATTTGCTGATTCTCAGTTCGGTCATTGCTTCTCCTGGGGTGAGAACCGACAACAGGCGAGAGAGAATTTGGTCATCGCCCTGAAAGAGTTATCCATCCGGGGTGACTTCCGCACAACGGTTGAATATTTGATAACACTGTTGGAAACAAATAGTTTCCTGGAGAACACAATCGACACGGCTTGGTTGGATGCTTTGATCGCAGAACGCGTTCAATCGGATAAACCGGATATAATTCTTGGTGTCATCTGTGGTGCTTTACATATTGCCGATCGAAAGATCACAGAAGCGTTCACTAGTTTTAAAACGTCGATGGAGAAGGGACAAATTCAAGCAGCCAATACCTTAACCAACGTAATCGACGTTGAGTTAATTGCTGAGGGCATTCGGTACAAAGTGCAAGCGGCTAAAAGTGGTCAAAATACCTACTTTTTAGTGATGAACGGTTCGTTTAAGGAAGTCGAAGTTCATAGATTGTCGGACGGTGGAATACTACTGTCACTGGATGGGTCAAGCTGTACGACATACATGAAGGAAGAAGTGGACCGATACAGAATTGTTATTGGAAATCAAACCTGTGTGTTCGATAAAGAAAACGATCCATCATTGTTGCGAAGCCCTTCTGCTGGTAAGTTGATCAATTTACTTATCGAAGATGGAGCACATGTTAACAAAGGCCAGCCTTACGCGGAGATTGAGGTAATGAAAATGGTTATGACTTTAACTGCTGGAGAAACCGGAACGGTGACATTCGTTCGACGCCCAGGAGCTGTGTTGGATGCCGGTTCTCTACTAGGACATCTAGAGTTGGACGATCCGTCGCTAGTGATAAAAGCGCAACCTTACAAGAATCCTTGGCCTCTGATGACTGGGGATAATGTTCAAGTTCCAGAAAAGTTAAACCGGGTACATTTCACCTACAAATCGATTCTCGAAAATACGCTTTCTGGATATTGTTTGCCTGATCCCTACAATGCTCCAAGATTACGAGAGATCATTGAAAAATTCATGCAGAGCTTACGAGACCCGTCTCTTCCGTTGCTAGAACTGCAAGAAGTAATCGCCTCGATTTCCGGCCGCATTCCTATATCGGTAGAGAAAAAGATTCGGAAACTGATGCAGCTCTATGAACGTAACATTACCAGTGTTCTTGCCCAGTTCCCCTCGCAACAGATCGCTTCCGTCATTGATATGCATGCGGCAACACTGCAAAAACGCACCGATCGTGACGTTTTCTTCCTTACTACTCAGGGAATCGTCCAACTTGTGCAACGCTATCGCAATGGAATCCGTGGTCGTATGAAGGCAGCTGTACATGAACTTCTTCGACAATATTACGCAGTGGAATGccagtttcagcatggccactaCGACAAATGTGTCGGTGCCATTCGGGAAAAGCACAAAGATACTATGGACACCGTTGTGAGTACCATTTTCTCGCACAGTCAGGTGGCAAAGAAAAATCTTCTGGTAACATTGTTAATCGATCATCTCTGGGCCAATGAACCGGGACTTACGGATGAACTGGCTGCCACGTTGAGCGAACTAACGTCTTTGAATAGGGCAGAACATTCCCGGGTTGCTTTGCGAGCTCGGCAGGTTCTGATCGCTGCTCATCAGCCTGCTTACGAATTACGCCACAACCAGATGGAATCGATTTTCCTCTCTGCAGTCGACATGTACGGACACGATTTCCATCCGGAAAATTTGCAGCGTTTGATTCTTTCCGAGACATCGATCTTCGACATTCTGCACGATTTCTTCTACCACTCGAATCGAGCCGTGTGTAATGCCGCCCTGGAAGTTTACGTTCGTCGAGCCTACACCTCGTACGATCTGACCTGTTTGCAACATCTGGAGCTGTCTGGAGAAGTACCGCTGGTGCACTTCCAATTTCTACTGCCCACAGCTCATCCCAATCGATACAG GCATTTGTCGGATGGAACCGAATGTGATACGATTGCCGATTCGTTCATGCGTACTGGCTGTATGGCTGCATTCGATTCATTTGAACACTTTGGACAgtactcggatgaaattcttgACTTACTGGAAGACTTTGCTTCGCCTGCGTTTGTAAATCCGAAGGTTTTGGAGGCGGTTGATGGCGGAGACTCGGAACGACGAATGAGTACCTCCATAAACGTTTCAATTTCGGATTCCATTCCTCGCGTCGAGGGCTCGGATGGAACTGTTG TTAATCCCACTGAAGCCATTCATATTTTGAGCATTGCCCTTCGGGACATGGGTGACATGGATGATTTACAGATGGAACAAGTGTTTGGTTCTTTCTGTGCTCAACATCGCGAAGAACTAATAAGTCGTCGCGTGAGAAGAATTACGTTTGCGGCACTGAAAAA GCGTCAGTTCCCCAAATTCTTCACCTACCGCTCCCGGGACAACTTCGAAGAGGATCGCATCTACCGTCATCTGGAGCCAGCATGCGCGTTCCAATTGGAACTGAACCGTATGCGCACCTACGACCTGGAGGCGCTACCGACGGCGAATCAAAAGATGCACCTGTATTTGGGACGCGCCAAAGTACCCAAGGGTCAAGAAGTGACCGACTTCCGTTTCTTCATACGTTCCATCATTCGTCATTCGGATCTGATCACGAAGGAAGCCTCGTTCGAGTATCTACAGAACGAAGGCGAACGTGTCctgctcgaatcgatggatgagCTGGAAGTGGCGTTCTCACACCCGCAGGCAAAACGAACGGATTGCAATCACATTTTCTTGAACTTCGTGCCCACCGTCATAATGGATCCCGCGAAAATCGAAGAGTCTGTGACGAAAATGGTTATGCGATACGGTCCACGTCTATGGAAGCTCCGCGTGCTACAAGCAGAACTGAAAATGGTCATCCGTCAGACCACTCAATCCCCAACTACCTCAGTGCGCCTTTGTATAGCAAACGATTCAGGATACTTTTTAGATATAGCAATGTACACCGAAGTGACCGATCCAGAAACGAATGTCATTAAGTTTATGGCGTACGGCAATCGACAAGGACCCTTGCACGGGTTACCGATTTCGTCTCCTTACATGACCAAAGATTACCTACAGCAGAAGCGTTTCCAGGCTCAATCCAACGGAACGACCTATGTGTACGATATTCCGGATATGTTCCGACAGATGACAGAACGTCTCTGGAAGGAATTTTCGAAAGCTAGACCAAACGAGGACATTAGAATCCCTGAGAAGATTCTGCTGGTTTGTAATGAACTGGTGATGAAAGGCGATACGTTGGAGGAAATCCAACGGCTACCGGGAGAAAATAACGTCGGAATGGTGGCATGGCGAATTGTTCTGGCTACTCCCGAGTTTCCCAATGGCCGAGAAATTATTGTGATTGCTAATGACCTGACCTATTTCATCGGTTCCTTTGGACCTCAGGAAGATCTACTGTTTTGCAAGGCTTCCGAGTTGTCCAGGCAAAGAAAATGTCCCCGGATTTACATTTCTGTCAACAGTGGAGCTCGTATCGGTTTGGCTGAAGAAGTGAAGTCGCTCTTCAATGTCGCATGGGAAGATCCCGACGAGCCGGAAAAGGGATTCAAATATCTCTACCTGACCACCGACGATTACAGCAAGATCGCAAATACGAATTCGGTGCGTGCCATTTTGATTGAAGACGAAGGTGAGCCACGATACAAAATCACAGATATAATTGGAAAAACCGACGGATTGGGAGTGGAGAATCTCCGTTATGCTGGTATGATAGCCGGCGAGACTTCCCGGGCATATGAAGATGTAGTCACTATTTCGATGGTCACCTGCCGAACGATTGGCATCGGATCGTATCTGGTGCGTTTGGGTCAACGAGTTATTCAGATTGAAAACTCTCATATCATCCTAACTGGATTCGCTGCTTTGAACAAGCTGCTTGGCAGAAAGGTTTACGCTTCTAACAATCAGCTAGGCGGTATTCAAATTATGCACAACAATGGAGTGACGCACAAAACGGAGGCACTTGATTTAGATGGCGTTTACACGATACTATATTGGCTATCCTACATTCCTGACGTACGTGGTGGTACTCTGCCGATTGTATCGGCAAGTGATTCTATTGATCGCCCGATCGATTTTATGCCTACCAAAGCACCGTACGATCCACGCTGGATGCTCGCCGGTCGCGTGAATCCATCGAACCCATCCGAATGGGAGACGGGTTTCTTCGATCGCGGTACTTGGTCGGAAATCATGGAACCATGGGCACAAACCGTAGTCGTTGGTCGAGCCAAACTCGGTGGTATTCCAGTCGGTGTGATAGCCGTGGAAACGCGATCGGTAGAACTGACAATCCCAGCAGATCCGGCTAATTTGGATTCGGAAGCGAAAACATTCCAACAGGCAGGTCAAGTATGGTTCCCAGATTCTTCGTACAAAACGTCGCAAGCTATCAAAGACTTCGGTCGTGAGGAGTTACCTTTGATCATCTTAGCTAATTGGAGAGGATTTTCCGGTGGACAGAAAG atatgTACGAACAGGTTGTGAAATTCGGAGCATACATCGTCGATGGACTGAGGGAATACAAACAGCCTGTTATCATATACCTACCGCCGAATGCCGAACTTCGTGGTGGAGCTTGGGCTGTATTGGATCCCACAATTAATCcacgatacatggaaacgtacgCTGATCCAGAATCTCGCGCTGGTGTCTTGGAACCAGAGGGTATCGTTGAGGTAAAGTTCAAGGATAAAGATCTCATCAAAAGTATTCAGCGGTTGGATCCGGTTGTACAAGAA TTGAAACAGAAGTCCGCTGAAGCTGCAGGAAATAAGGAAGCGCAAAGCGAacttgaaaatcaaatcaaaatgcgAATCAATTCTTTGCTTCACGTGTACCATACCGTAGCGGTACATTTTGCCGATCTACACGATACTCCCGAGCGTATGCTCGAGAAGGGCTGCATTAGTGAAATCGTGCCCTGGCGCAGCTCACGCACCTACATGTATTGGCGACTCAGGCGGCTGCTGCTGGAGGAGTATTTCATCAAGCAAATTTTGGATGCCCAGGATAGCTTATCGGTCGGTCAGGCAAAATCGATGCTGCGTCGGTGGTTTGTGGAAGATAAAGGGGCCACGGAG GCTTACTTGTGGGAAAATAACGAGCCAGTCGTGGATTGGTTGGAGAACCAGAAACAGTGTGATTCAACCGTCTCTAGGAACATCTACGCCGtgaagaaggatgcaataaTTTCTCACATCCAAACAGCACTTGAG GAATGCCCTGAAGCAGCGCTGGATGCCGTTGTTGGCCTGTGTCAGGCCCTCTCACCTGCCCAGCGTGGTGAAGTGGTAAAAACGCTTTCGCAACTAGAGTTCGCTGAAAAAGAGCACGCCAGCTTGGGATGA